GAAGCTGTGGAATATCCAAACAGGTCAACTCGTCACGCCACCTCTTCAGCATGAAAATTCGGTTATTCGTGCGGTGTTTAGTCCTGATGGCAAGTCGATAGTAACCGCATCACTTGATAACTCTGCACGGGTTTGGGATGTTGCTACTGGGCAGCCTCGTACACAACTGATGAAGCACAAGGGAATCGTTACTTATGTTTCTTTCAGTCCAGATGGAGAGAAGTTAGTGACGGCTTCGTTTGACAACTCTGCTCGCGTCTGGGACGTTGTCACCGGACAACCGTTGACACCAGCACTTTGTCATAAATCATATGTCTTTTGCGCTTCATTCAGTCCAAATGGTCGCTATGTACTTACGGCTTCAAATGATAATACCGCTCGAGTGTGGAGCTTACCTATCGATGAACGACCGATAGCAGATTTGCTTCATTTAGCGCAAGTCAATTCTGGGTATATCATTGATGGAAGTGGGGAGCTCAAACCATTAAGCACTGAAGACGATCGAATCACAAGATACAATGAACTTAAAACCAAGTACCCTGAAGAGTTTAACCCTGATGTTGCTGATATTCGATGCTGGCGTGAAGAACAGATACGTCAGTGCATAAAGGATATGCAACTCGAAGCAGCGCTATTCCACCAAAACTGGTTACTCGCTGAAGCCGTTCTGGAAGCAGCGAAAACGAACTCGAAGCGATAATCTGAAGAATAAATAGCTGTATCATTACGTGCAGACAAACACCAGAGACAAACTGTATGTCACCACTCCACCTGTCAGCAAGCAGGCAAAGCTCAGCAAGCCATGAGCCGCCTTGGGACGATGCCTTGCAATGTATATAACGATGACACTAATCAGGCACACGAAAGCTGTTTTGTACTAGGCCAACCCGATCCAACTATAGTTTTGCAGGATCATGTTTGCCAACGGATTGGATTCGTAGATGGTGCCACCACTGCACTACAAGAGCACTTTCGTCAGGAGAAAATCAGCTGTGAAGAGCGTCGTGTAAAGATGGCTCAAGCCAGGCACCGACGCAAACAGATTAACCTCGGACTGAAACAGCCAACCTTACCCTTGGTAACCTGATCCGATTCTCTCTTAGAAACCGACCAATGTGTGCCATTGTGGGTGAAACATTTCAACCGAATGCGTCATACTTCATCGGTGACACAAACGAAGGCAAGGTCTTTCTTTCGAGGACAACTCCAGACGTTCCAGAAAGTGAGCCACGCCAGTTGCTTTTGATATTTGGAAAAGATCACGTTACCCCGCCAAGTATGTTGATGACAAGGATGGATTTCAGAAAATGGCGTGAGAAGCTGCAAGACGAAGGCTGCCGTGTAGAATTAAAATTTGCTTCGTAATCAGATTACCGAACATAAAAGAAAGACCCCGTTTAGTCTCTCGGGGTCTTCTCGCTTCAATTGTTACTTAATTTTCGCCTCAAACCTCCCCCGTTCCGCCTTCCTGAACGCCGACGCTTTGCCTTTGTCCTTGATGTCGCGACTGATGGCAGCGTAAAGGGTATTGGCAGGCGTTTTTCCTCCAGGTGATGTCCACAAGCCCTCTGTCGCCATCACGTCAATCAGTTCCGGGCATGTCATTGCAACCTTGCGTTCTTGAAGTACCTGCAGCGCCGCAGCCATCATGCTAAGTTTTTTGGGTGGTGCATCTGCTTTGACTTTGAGCTTGCGGGGTTTCTTGGCGGCTGGTTCTTCCGAGTTGGGCGCTGATACAGCAGATTCTTCATGAGTATTTGCCGCCACGCTATCCGTCTTTGACTCCACGGTGCCTGTGTCGAGATTTGTTGCCACAGTCGCGGCATCCGTTGGTTCTGGTTGCAGCGTTGGCTCGGTTTCAACGACAATCTCTGGTGTTTCAGCGATAGTCTTCTTGTTTTTGGAACCACCCGTCTTCGCCTGCCACTTGGGCTTCTTCTCACCCTTGACCTTCTTCTCAGGCAGTTTCAATTCCGCTGCCCCAACCTTCAATTTCTTATTCGCCATCACTCTGTCTCCTGGTGCGTGCTGGCATCACCATGATGCTGGCTACGCAGGATGACAGTTAGAGCATGACGGGGGAAAGATAGGAGCATTCAGCAGGAATATCAGTCGAAAAATAATCCCATATTCCCTCAGAAAAATAACTATCTTTGATGCTTGCCAGCCTCTATTCTCGCTAGTGGAGTGGGAGGCATGCCATGACGGAAGAAACACTCTTTGAACTAGCACGTAAGACACCCGAAGCAGAACGGGCGGCATTTCTTGACCGTGCCTGTGAAGGCAAGCCGGAGTTGCGGGCACGGGTGGAGGCGTTGCTTGCGGCTGATGCCGCTTCGTCGCCGCTCTCCAAACCATCTCCTACGATTGAAGCTTCCACCGGCTTTCAGGCCACTGCCAGCTTTACATCCCCCGAACCGAGCCCCGGCATCGTCATTGCCGGTCGTTACACGCTCGAACAGAAACTCGGCGAAGGCGGCATGGGGGAGGTCTGGGTCGCCAAGCAGTCGAAACCCGTCAAACGCAAAGTCGCACTGAAGCTCATCAAGGCGGGGATGGATTCGAAGTCGGTGGTGCAGCGGTTTGAGCAGGAACGGCAAGCCCTGGCGATGATGGACCATCCGAACATCGCCAGGGTACTGGATGGCGGCATCACCGAGAACAGACAACCTTTCTTTGTCATGGAGCTGGTGAATGGACTATCGCTCAATAAATTCTGCGATGAAGCCAAGCTGGGCATCAACGAACGGCTGGAACTGTTCGTGCCCATCTGTCAGGCGGTTCAGCATGCCCATCAGAAAGGCATTGTGCATCGCGATCTCAAGCCAGCCAATATTCTTGTGACCATGATTGATGGCAAGCCTGTGCCGAAGGTGATTGACTTTGGTGTGGCTAAGGCGACCGGTGGCAAGTTGACCGATGAAAGCATGTCCACACAATTCGGGGCAATTATTGGC
This DNA window, taken from Planctomycetia bacterium, encodes the following:
- a CDS encoding winged helix-turn-helix domain-containing protein; its protein translation is MANKKLKVGAAELKLPEKKVKGEKKPKWQAKTGGSKNKKTIAETPEIVVETEPTLQPEPTDAATVATNLDTGTVESKTDSVAANTHEESAVSAPNSEEPAAKKPRKLKVKADAPPKKLSMMAAALQVLQERKVAMTCPELIDVMATEGLWTSPGGKTPANTLYAAISRDIKDKGKASAFRKAERGRFEAKIK